The Dyadobacter sp. 676 DNA window GACAAGTCTACATATTTACCCAGCGATTTCAATTCGAGTTCGATACTGCCCGCGCTGGTGCTAGCGCGCACGCTGCCCGACACATCGGCCAGGTGCACCGAGCCACCGGAGGTTCCGGCATCAAGCGAACCGTTTACGCCATCGCCACGAATACTTCCGCCACTGGTATGTGCTAAAATATCGCCGTTGAGCTTATTCAGTTCGATGCTGCCACCGGAAGTTTTGAGCTCGATTTTACCTTTCAACTCATTGGCTTTAATACTGCCTCCGCTGGTATGCAGGTTGATATCATTGCTGCAATGCGCCACATCGATGCTTCCGCCGGAAGTGTGGCCCTGTATTTTGCCATCGAGGTCGTCGATCTTGAGGCTTCCTCCGCTGGTCGAAAAGTTCTGGTTGCCGCTTAACGATGCAATTTTGATACTTCCACCACTGGTTTTGAGGTTGGTAGCCACATTCCGCGGGGCCGTCACCTTAAATGCGATGGAAATACTTCTTTTGTCGTTCCATTGCAGGTTACTTTTTCTTTTCGCGGTAGCAATCACCTTGCTGCCTTCCGTGCCGATCAGGATGTCATAGTCTTCCAGGCGGTCTTCGATTTCCTCCTTCGTCAGATCCTTATTCCCGTTGCCACGCACATACATTTCCACTTTAAAGCCGTTCGGCTGCCCGCCTTGTACAGCAATGGAGCCTCCGGACGTCTCGACTTGTAATTCTTTCAGGGATGAGCCGTTGAAGTTTTTAGTGACGTAAGGTTTGTCATCGTCGCTTTGCGCGAACGCAGTCATGAAAGACATTGCCGCCAACGCGAAACCAAGTAGTTGTTTAATTTTCATGGAATCTGTCGATTAGTTTAATCAATGATGTAAAACCGGATGTCGAAGTTGCACGGCGGGAATTTAAAATCCAGGTAGCGGGCCGGTCGGTATACTTTTTGCAATATTTATTTTCAAAACCTGCAACACATCATGAAAACATACCGAGTAAAAGCCGTCCGGGAATCCGACGAAAACGTGGTATTGGACATCCTGCAAAACCTGCAACGGCAAGGGACGATCGTATTTGAAGAAGAGCAATTTCAAAACCGCGCTAAAGAAGCCGCACCTGCCACGGAGGAGCAGGTGCAGGAGATTATCGATGAAGCGGAATTAGGTCCTTATTATTCTGAGAAAGAGGCGAAAAAAATCCTTCATTTGTAGGAATTATTGTTTCTTAATATCGATAACCTTGATCTCGTCAAAGGTATTCGTTGCCCCCCAGCCGCACTGCACCGCGCCTTTCCCCCCGGTGAGGCTATATTTGAGGCGTACTTTGGTAAAGCTGTAATAATCGTCGCTTTTGCCAAGCGCTTTCTCTATTTTTGAAAGGGAAGCTTCGTTGGGGAGTAATGAATACGTGCTGTCGGCGGTGGTTACGGAGAAATGCCACGAACACCCGTCGGCGGCGAGCATGTTGGTCCATGTGGCGTCTACCTCGTAAATCTGCTGATTGATGTCGTCACTTTCATCATGGCAGCTTATCCAGGCCAGTAAACCGAACAAAACGATCAGAACTTTCATGGTTACAGGGATTTTGATTGTCGGTTAGACACGGCCTCGTTCGAAATAGTTGGAACCCTCCGGCTCATATTTCCACTTTTTTCAGGAACCGGGCAAACCATCTGCCAGAATCTTTTACCGTACGTTCCTGCGTTTTGAAGTCAACAAATACCAGGCCAAAGCGGGCCGAGTATCCATGCGCCCATTCAAAATTATCCAGTAATGTCCACGCGAAATAACCGGTTATATTCAATCCCTCATTTTTAGCCTTCAGAACAGCCGATAAATATTCCTGATAATAAGCCCGCCTTCCGGAATCCTCCACTTTCCCTTCTTTCAGCTTGTCCTTGAATGCGGCGCCGTTCTCGGAAATCATCAGCTCGCGCACACCCTTGTAGCGGCCAAACTGCTTCAATATCTCATACATTCCGGCAGGACTGATTTCCCAACCCAGCGCGGTCGTCGGTACGTTTCTCAGGGTAGCCGGGACTTCTTTCAGCCACGTTACCGGCGCCAGGTACGAATGCTGCACCACTACACTGAAATAGTTTTGCAGGCCCCAAAAGTCGAAATCGAATTTCAGCCGCTCGCGATCGCCTTCACGCATGAATCTTTTGATATTGGATAAAAACGGGAATGCGTCCTTCGGGTAACCTAGCCCGAGTGCGGGCTCGATGAAAAGGCGGTTCATCAACGCATCGGCCCGCCGGGCGGCCCGGACGTCGGCTGCGCTCCGGCTGTTGGGGTAAACATATGAGCAGGAAATCGCGTTACCAATCCGTGCATCCGGCAGTATTTGCCTCAATACCCGCCCGCCCTCCGCCTGGCTCAGTGCCAGGTGGTGCACCACGGGGAGGAAATTATGGATCCCCTTGTTGCCCGGCGCATGCTCACCGGTGGTATAGCCCAGTCCGGCCACCGCCATCGGTTCGTTCAGTACGATCCAGTTATGCACGCGATCGCCAAATGCAAGCGCACACACAGATGCGTACTCCGCAAACCATTCGACGATGCGCCGGTTTTTCCAGCCGCCCGATTTTTCCAGCGCCTGTGGCAAATCCCAGTGGTACAAGGTGATCCAGGGCTCTATACGAAGGGAAATGCATTTGTCGATCAGCTTGTTATAGAAATCGATACCCGGCTGGTTCACGCGCCCGTGGCCATCGGGCAATATCCGCGACCAGGAAAGCGAGAACCGAAAATGCCCGAATCCAAGCTCTTTCACCAGTTCCAGGTCCTGCTCGTACCGGTGATAAAAATCGCAGGCCTGCCGCGCGTGGTCTCCGTTGCGGATTTTGCCCTTTTTTCTCGCAAAAACATCCCAGACACAATCGCTTCTGCCATCCTCGTTCACGGCCCCCTCGATCTGGTAAGCTGCCGTGGCGACGCCCCATTTGAAATCGTGCCCGAACGCCTCACGCGTCAATGGCACATTATAATCCAGTTTGTTTTCAGAATTCCTCTTGTGATAGTCGATAGTCGTTGCCAAACCTTTACCGGTTAACCCATTATTTGCGAAAGTTAAAACTAATCTCAAAACAAAAAACCCTCCGTCCCGAAACTGTGGACGGAGGGCTTGTCGTAAGCCGGGGGCTTCTTTACGCGATTACCGGACGATCAGTATCTTGCGCATCGACGGGCCGTTGTTGATTTTCACATAATACGTTCCCTGCGACAGTCTGGTAAGATCGACCTCGCTTGACGAATCCGGCACTGCGTTCAGAACCAACGCACCAGTCTGATTGTACACCTTCACATTCGTAACCGGCTGGTTGCTGCTCACCTTGATACGGTCCACGGTCGGGTTTGGATACACACTCAACTGCTCCTGGCCGTCGAAGTTCAGGTTCCTGATCGAGCTGTAAGCGAACGTTTCGTCCAGGTCCACCATTTTGAGGCGATACAGGTTCGCGGCAAGTGGGTTGGTGTGCGTATAGCTATATGTTTCCAGGCTTCTGCTTTCGCCTTTTGCCGCCACCTGTGCCAGCGCCGTCCAGTTTTTGCCATCCTGGCTGTGCTGAACCTCGAAGTAGGCCGAGTTGCTTTCGGAAGTGGTGGCCCAGGTGAGTTGTGCCGTTGCTCCTTCTTTTTTCGCGGAGAATACCGAAAGCGTTACAGGCATCGGGGGACCGGAGAAGGTAAGGCAGGCATTGTCAACCAGGAAGTCGTTTCCGTTTGAGGAGAGCAGCACACGTACATATTTGGTCCCGGCCGGAAGCGTACCGTTCAACGTATATTTCGTGAGGCCCCAGGTACCTTCCGTGAGCGATTTTGTTACATCCTGCGAAGTCTGCCCAAGTTCTTCTTTCACCTCGTTCAGGTACACCAATTGAATTTTCTGACTGTTGGGGGAAGAAGTGCTGAATGCCGCATAGATATTCAGCGTAACCAGCTTTCCGGTGGTCGTCTGTACTTCCACATCCTGCCAGAACTTGCCTGCGGCGGTCAGTTTCGCGCCGTTGGTTCCGCAAACCGCATAAGTAGGTTCGACCGTCAAAGTACCAGTGACATCCCAGTTAGCGGTACCATTTTCGAAGCTCGGGTTCTGAAGGGTATTGCCGTTACATTCCGTACAAGTAACCGGCTGTGTGATCGTCGTGCAGATCGCGTCTACCTTGAAATAGTCACCCGACGAATTCACCGAGAAGCGGACTTTCACAGCTCCGGCCGGCGCGGTCGCCGAAATCGAGAATTGTTTCAGTTTGCTGTCGACCACTTTGTAATTCATGTCTACAACCGCTTCGTTGGCGTTGATTTTGTTACCGGCGCCGTCGTAGAAAGTCAGCTTGAATGTGTGCGACACACCTGTATTATGGGTACCGCCATAAGCAGTCACATCCACTTTCGCACCCGCAACCACATTGATATCCTGCCATATCGAGCCGGTACCCGTGATCAGACCATTTTTGCTGCCGCACATTTCGTAGGCATCGTCCACCCCGAACGAGCCGGATTTCGACCAGTCGTTCGTTCCGTTCTCGAAACTTGCATTTTTAATATATTGATTGGACGCGACGCAATCGCAGTCGACCGGCGTGGCTGGCGGCGTTATCGTCAGGCAAGCTCCGTCGATCTTGAGATAATTTCCGCTCGAAGACGCCTGGAAGCGCACTTTCACGGCATCGGAAGGTGCAGTTCCTGTCAGCGTGTATTTGGCCAGGGTGCTTCCGCTCCCTACCTCATAGTTGACGTCTTTCACCGCTTCTGATATAACGGAGCCATTCGACCGGTAGAAAATCAGCTTGAACTTGTGATCGTAATTATTTTCATGCGTACCTCCGTAAACCTTCATATAATAAGCGCTTCCGCCGGTAATGGCCACGTCCTGATAGATGTAACCCGAACCGTTGATCACGCCGTTGTAGGTACCGCACATATTGTAACCTGTGCTGGTACTCAGGCTCGTATTATAGGTGCCTTTTGTCCAGTCGCCTGTCCCGTTCTCGAAGCTGGCATTTTTCAACTTGTTGTCGTCGCAACCACAGTCGTTGGTCGCATTGGCCTGGAAGGCGAAGCCCAGGCCGAAAAGTAATAGGGTAAAGAGAAACGTAAAATTTTTCATAACGTATTTGATTTGTAATTGATTAGCTGTTGCGCTTTCCTACAAAATGTACGCTACAAAGGTAACTAGCCAGACAATCGAAAAATAGCACTTTTTTTATATGACAAGTCCGTAATAATTATGTTTATATAAAAATTTTAATTATTTCTAAAAAGTCTTTTCAAATTACTTCTATAATAAAATCGCCAATTATTTTTCACAATCGACCTTTTTAGCATAAATTACTTCTTTAAATTCACTCAAAGTGATTATACACAACGCCAAATTAATAATATAACTTTTCCAATATAATCCCGTGCCGCCAGGTGAGCCCGGCGACGATAGCGGTTACATAAAAACAGAATTTTATTTGGTTAAAGCCCGTGTCTTTCAGACGTTCATGGGCACCTGCCCGTACTTATCGCTGTTCGGCTCAAAATCATCGTTTAGTCGCGATAATGACGCGGCGGCAAGTAAAACTTCTACATCAAAAAAGATCGAAAGGCGCATTTTTCGCAATAAAATGCCATATTCAGGAAACGAACG harbors:
- a CDS encoding GH1 family beta-glucosidase; translation: MATTIDYHKRNSENKLDYNVPLTREAFGHDFKWGVATAAYQIEGAVNEDGRSDCVWDVFARKKGKIRNGDHARQACDFYHRYEQDLELVKELGFGHFRFSLSWSRILPDGHGRVNQPGIDFYNKLIDKCISLRIEPWITLYHWDLPQALEKSGGWKNRRIVEWFAEYASVCALAFGDRVHNWIVLNEPMAVAGLGYTTGEHAPGNKGIHNFLPVVHHLALSQAEGGRVLRQILPDARIGNAISCSYVYPNSRSAADVRAARRADALMNRLFIEPALGLGYPKDAFPFLSNIKRFMREGDRERLKFDFDFWGLQNYFSVVVQHSYLAPVTWLKEVPATLRNVPTTALGWEISPAGMYEILKQFGRYKGVRELMISENGAAFKDKLKEGKVEDSGRRAYYQEYLSAVLKAKNEGLNITGYFAWTLLDNFEWAHGYSARFGLVFVDFKTQERTVKDSGRWFARFLKKVEI
- a CDS encoding T9SS type A sorting domain-containing protein, with protein sequence MKNFTFLFTLLLFGLGFAFQANATNDCGCDDNKLKNASFENGTGDWTKGTYNTSLSTSTGYNMCGTYNGVINGSGYIYQDVAITGGSAYYMKVYGGTHENNYDHKFKLIFYRSNGSVISEAVKDVNYEVGSGSTLAKYTLTGTAPSDAVKVRFQASSSGNYLKIDGACLTITPPATPVDCDCVASNQYIKNASFENGTNDWSKSGSFGVDDAYEMCGSKNGLITGTGSIWQDINVVAGAKVDVTAYGGTHNTGVSHTFKLTFYDGAGNKINANEAVVDMNYKVVDSKLKQFSISATAPAGAVKVRFSVNSSGDYFKVDAICTTITQPVTCTECNGNTLQNPSFENGTANWDVTGTLTVEPTYAVCGTNGAKLTAAGKFWQDVEVQTTTGKLVTLNIYAAFSTSSPNSQKIQLVYLNEVKEELGQTSQDVTKSLTEGTWGLTKYTLNGTLPAGTKYVRVLLSSNGNDFLVDNACLTFSGPPMPVTLSVFSAKKEGATAQLTWATTSESNSAYFEVQHSQDGKNWTALAQVAAKGESRSLETYSYTHTNPLAANLYRLKMVDLDETFAYSSIRNLNFDGQEQLSVYPNPTVDRIKVSSNQPVTNVKVYNQTGALVLNAVPDSSSEVDLTRLSQGTYYVKINNGPSMRKILIVR